The Spirochaetales bacterium genomic interval AAGAAAAAAAATATTTTATGGCGACACTTTTACACGTTTAAGGGCAGAACTTACCTATGGCCCTATCTGCGCCCATCCAGCGTTCATATGTAGTTTTTCTAAATTCTTAAAAAAAAATCAGTATCTTTCAAACGCCAACACACGAAGCAGGCTTAAGGCCTGCCCCGTGTATTGATGAAGCGCTTCCATTCAAGAACGGGCGCATTGAAGTTCATGAGATAGCCGACGGGAAGACATGAAAGCCTGAGGTAATTAATAATCTGCGCTTCCATAATCCTGCTAAGCTGCGACACGGATTTGAGTTCGACAATGACGGTATTGTCGACGACAAGGTCGGCGAAGTACGTACTGACATATTCGTTTTTGTAAATGAGCGGATACACCTTCTGCCGTTCGAAAGGAATACCCGCGTGAACCAGCTCGACGCAGAATGCGCCTTCATAGGCGGATTCAAGCAGACCCGGCCCCAGGCTGTTATGAACGGTAAACGCGAAGCCTATAATTTTCCGGGAAAGTTGTTTGTAGAGAAAACGAGTCGACATGGATGACACCTCCTTTGTGTTTTTTCACCCGACAATCTTTTTCTCGAAGCCTGTCAAGGCTTCGACCGGAGGGAGAACCCGGAGGGCCCGGCCTTGACAGGCTTCGAGAAAAAGATTACCTGCATCCCGGCACAAAGGAGGTGGCGTCCATGCCGCATGAGATAAACGAACCACGGATGAATGCTGGATGGCGGATGAGGATAATGCAGGTCTATAACGGGGAAGTGAAGGATGGAAAGTATATAGCAGAGAAAATATTTTTTTATTGTGATATATGAAAGTACATTATCATATCACAACATAAAAAATAATAAAAAGAAAAAATGAATATTATATGGCGCCACTTTTATACGTATTAAAGGCGCCATTTACCTATTGCCCTATCTGCGCCCATCCAGCGTTCATCCGTAGTTTTAATAAAAATAGAATTATCATTTACGTATCATAGCGACACTTTTATACATTTATAAGCCGCAACTATACTATCTTCCTATCCGCTCCCATCACAGCATTCAGCCGTCGTTTATATAAAAACAACGGATGTACACATATGGCGGGTGGCGGGAGTGCCGGTTGAAGACGGGGAAGGGGGAAATATAAATAATACAGGAGCTGCTATATTATTGTTATATCGGGAAAAATATAGTAAAATCGGGAATGAATGAGGCGATACAAAGAAGGATTACATGAATAACTATATTTTGCGGGAACTGCCCCCGAATGTCGATCTGGAAACAAAGGTTGTTTTAAAGCAAACAGTCCTTTCACACCGTTATCTTGCGGAACTAAAAGGTGTTTCAAAAACGATTCCAAACCAGGCGATACTTATCAATACATTACCATTGCTCGAAGCCAAGGACAGCTCCGCTATAGAAAATATTATAACAACCCACGATGAAATTTATAAAGAAACTCTCTTTGAGGATTTTATACAAAGTGCCGCCGCAAAAGAAGTCCAGAATTATTCCTATGCCCTTAGAACGGGATATGAAATCATCAAGAACAAAGGCCTGTTTACAAATAGTCAAATTCTGGAAATACAGGAATGCATAGAGAAAAACAAAGCCGGTTTCCGGAAACTTCCGGGTACGGAACTTAAAAATGGCAAAACAGGAAAAACCGTCTATGTACCCCCGCAGAATTATAATGATGTCAAACGTTTAATGGATAATCTTGAAAAATATATAAATGATGATTCTTTCCATAAAACAGATATGCTTATAAAAATGGCCGTTATTCATTTTCAGTTTGAATCGATTCATCCCTTCTATGACGGCAATGGAAGGACCGGAAGGATAATAAATATTCTCTATCTTGTTTATAAAGGGCTTTTGGATATTCCGGTTCTCTATTTAAGCCGTTATATAATACGTAATAAGGATGATTATTACAATTTTTTACAGGAAGTGAGAGATAAAGAAAACTGGGAGGAATGGATATTATTCATGCTCAAAGGTATTGAAGAGACGGCAAAAGAGACAATTATGCTGATTCACGACATAAGAGAATTAATGCAGCGATATAAGCATGACATAAGAGCAAAATACAGCTTCTATTCTCAGGACCTGATGAATAATCTTTTTTTTCATCCCTATACAAAAATCGATTTCCTGGCACATGATTTAAAGATAAGCAGGCAGACAGCGGCAAAATATCTTGATATACTGGCAAAAGACGGCTTCCTGCTAAAGGAACGGCTTAAAAAAAGCAATTTTTACATAAATAAACCACTCTTTGACCTTTTTGTGAAATAGCAGATATGTTAACAATCTATGGTTTTTTTTACATACAGGTATTTTCATGTTAAAAAAAGGCGATATTTTTAACATGAATCCCCTGAATTGAGGTAACAATGGACGGGAAATACAATTCTGCGGACATCCAGCGTTCATCTGTCGTTTTAATAAAAAAAATATGACGGCTCCCGTGAATCCTGACGCTTGCCGCGATGCCGGATAACGGCGTACGAAAAAATGAAAGACGTCAACGGAAAGACGAAACCGCCCATCGATATCCCGGTACCGGCCGGCTATACTGACCGTGTTCGCATTGTAAGGCCGTCCGGTGCGGAAAAAGCCGGTTTCAATTGAGGAAGCAAACCTGTAAAAAGGGGGCCGTTATGGTAACGAAAGACAGGAACGACACATTTCAGTTGAAAAAGGATTGCATCGAATACATGGTATATTTCGATGAAATAAAAAGGCAGACGAACCGCTTTTCCGTTTTCAAACCGGAGATAAAAACACGGCTGAACAACCGTTTTCAATCGTTAATGAAGAACATCGACGGGATGGACCTTCGGGAAAATGCCTACGTTTGCAAAAATGTCAACAGAATCAGGGAGTTGTTCGCATTATTCAACCAATACTATGTCGATTCATTTTCGTTTTCAATCGCCCCGAATTGCACGGTGAATACACAGGCATTTTTATCCGGGAAGACCGTTTACGCCCACAATGGAATCGTCAAATGCCTGATGAACATCATCGAACACGGAAGCGTCGGCGATACCGCCGATTGACCGCCTCACGATCGGTTGCACGGTGTGAAACAGGCGTGCCGCCCTCTCATCGGACCATTCCCAGAAGACGCGCCGCGTTCCCGTACAGGATCGCCTCTTCGCGTTCCTCGCCAAGCCCCAATGAACGGAGGAGTCGTATCGCCTCGCGCTGGTCCGTCCACGGGCTGTCCGTCCCGAATAATATGTACTCCCGGGGGTGCCCTTCGATCATCGCCTTTACTTTTTCCGGCGGCAGGTCTTCCAGTGAAAAGGAGGTTTCCATGTATACCGGTTTCCCGACCATCCGGCGTTCCACTTCCTCCCAGTCATACCACCCGCCGAGATGTGTCGCCACAAATTTGAGGCCGGGAAAGCGGGCGCGGACGGCCATGATCTTTTCAGGGTCCGCGATCCTGTCGCGGGGAAAGGCGATATCGAATCCCGTGTGTGCGACGAGCAGCAGCCCGTATTCCGAGCATGCTTTATAGACGGGGAACACCCGTTCCTCATCAAGGGAAAACTCCTGATAATAGGGGTGCATCTTTATGCCCGCAAAGCCCTCATCGCTGATGATCTTCATTTTTTCCGCGATAGCGGGGTCCGCAGGGTGGACGGAGGGGAGGGGAACGATACGGTCCGAGGCGACCGTTTTCGACCATTCCAAAATCGGTGTGAACTGTGAGGGTTTCGTGGCGATCGAACACACAATGGCGATATCGATACCCGCTGCATCCATGGAACGGAGCAGGGACGAAACCGTGCCTTCGTGTTTTGTTCTTGCGCTGCATTCGGCCTCGAGCGCCGCGATCGCGTTCGGTGCGATATGGTCGGGAAACGCGTGGGTATGGAAATCGATGATCATGGGAACCGCCTTTCGCCTTTGAGGTTACGGTAGTGTAGCGTATATTGTTCTTTTAGCCAAGCGGGATTATTCCGATACCATTATCGGGATATCGTATGCAAGCGATACCTGATCTTTTTTTACCGTAAAAGAAAAAACGAGATTATCCGTTTCTTTCAAGACAAATCCGGCCGGAAATAACAATCTTATTCGGGTGGTCTTGCCGTCCTTCACCGGTTCTTCGATGTTATACTGCAGGGTGCCGCCCGTCACCCGGGGATTGGCGATGGTGACCGGTCCGATAAAGTGATTTTCGACATTGATTGTTTTTTCAAATTTCGTCGCGGCTTTAACGGGTTCAAGGATAATGGACTGGGGATATACGATGACTGCCGCATGAATATTATAAGCGTATTTGAGGGTAATATACTCTTTACCGGGGAGCGTCGTCTGGATTTCAAGTGTTTCTTCTGTGTTGCCTTGATAAAAGGGAGGATTTGCCGTGATTTCTATTGTGAATATCTTATTTTCCCGTATGATAATTATATCGGCGGTTACGTTCTTGTCGGACGGTGTAATGGGCAGTATTTCCATGGGTTCATTCGTGTTGTTCGTTATCGTGAAACTGCCTGAAAGCGAAACAGTCGTTCTGTTTTTATGCACAAGCCAGAGGACATCCGGATTGACACTGATTGGAGTGTACACTGTTCCTTGCAGGGTAAGAATAATTTCCTTTTTAGCGGGAATATTGGTCGATACTCTTATGATTCTCGCCATTTTCCCTTCGATGCCGCCTGTATCGAGTTCGACCGGAATTTCGCCTGTTGCTCCAGGCTGCAGTTGTCTGTCATATTCTCCTGTAATTGAAATACAACCGCATGTGGGTTTGACATTTTCAATGATGAGGATTTCCGTCCCGTTGTTTTTGAATTGAAACGTATATGCTACCGTTTCGCCTTCATTTACCTTTCCAAAGTCATATGTCTCTTTCTCGAATTTTATTCCCGGGCCGTCTACCTGCTTACCCGAACACGCGAAAAACAGTATAACAAAGAGCGGGACAATACAAACGAAACCATATTTCCATACGTTTCTGTCTGTATTAAACGGATGTGAGTGATGTTTGTTTTTCATTTCAATCTCCTATTTAAGTCCGGATTTATTTATATATATAAATATTTTCAGAAATATTCAATATGAATTTCATTATGGACTTTTTTTCATTTATATGGTAGTGACGGTCCGGGCTGAGGGATTTCAGTATTTTCCTCCCGTATATTCTCTGGTGGAAATGATACGCGGCCGTCATTCGACGCCGGAAGCCGGTCATGCGGCCCGGTCAATCTGCTTGACTGACACACTATTTCAGTGTAGCTTAAGGATATCATCAACAATATAATGGAGAATTCGCCATGAAAAAATCATTCTGTTTCCCGGTATTGATGCTGTTGATTATCGCGAACGGCTGCTACCAGGTATCACCGGAAAATAAAAGCAAACTGTATGTTGCGATCAAAGACGGTAAGTTCGGATATATCGATTATACGGGCAAATACGTCATCCAGCCCCAATTCGTGAAAGCCGGAAGCTTCTCGGAAGGATTTGCCCCCGTATATGACGGCTCGAAATGGGGTTTCATCGATAAAACAGGTATAATTACGATTGAACCGCAGTTTGACTCCTATGCTTTTTTTCAGGATGGAATGGCGGTCGTTGTTCTTGACGGGAAATATGGTTTCATTGACACCTCGGGCGCGATGGTGATAGAACCCCAGTTTGAATCGGCATATAATTTTTTCGAAGGCCTGGCTGCCGTTGGAAACGAAGGTAAATGGGGCTATATCGATATGTCGGGAAAATGTGTGATTGAGTATCAATTTGACGATGCCAAAGCATTCGCCTCGGGGCTGGCCCCTGTTCTGGTAGAGAAACGATGGGGATATATAAATACCGGAGGGGAAATGGTTATCGAGCCCCAATTCTACGGCGCCGATTCATTTGTCGACGGCCTGGCTTCCGTATTGGAAAGCAGCAAGGCCGGTTTTATCAATATATCGGGAGAATTTGAAATTCCACCGGTCTATGAGCTGGCTTTTTCTTTTTCCGAGGGATTGGCTGCGGTCCGTAACGGCGGCAGTTGGGGATATATCGATAAAACGGGAAAGCTTGTCATAGATTATCGATTTGAAAACGCCAAATTTTTCCGGGACGGTCTTGCTCCCGTTAGCGTCAATCGTTTATGGGGATATATTGATACGTCCGGAAAGCTTGTCATCGACACCCAATTCGTGCATGCCGATTATTTCTCGGGAGAGCTGGCTTTGGTCTGGAACAAAGACGAGCACGGATATGTGAATAGAAATGGCAAGGTCGTTTTCATGGAGTCATGGTAGCCGGGATTTTTTCCCGAAATGCTGCGGCCGGCTTGAGGGTTTTCGCTTTCGTGTCAAACAGCATGAGGTGTTCCGGGATGTAACCTCATGCTGTATGGCATCGCCTAATCGGTTTTTTTATCCGCAGCCTCGTTATAATACGAATACGTGAGGTTGACGGATTCTTTACCGGACATATTGGTTTTCAGAACTACCACTTCATCCACATTGCCCTCACCAAACGGGGGATTCACGGTAACATCCATGAGATATTCCTCATCCGGTTGTACGGAAGTGTTCCGGACAATTACTCCGTCATGGGGAGGTATTATTTTTTCAATTTTTAAAGGAACATCCGAATTGTTTTTAATGGAAAAGGTGCCATGAAGAGAAGATACTGCCGTCGTTACAAGACCCAACCAGAGAATTCTCGGTCTCACAATAATCGGTGAATAGACCGTTCCCCTTAATGTCAGGATAATTTCTTTTCTATCAGGTATATTTGTCGTTACCTGTACGGCTTTGGCAATCTCTCTTTCGAATCCGTCGGTATCCAGTTCGACGGGGATTTTTCCCGATGCCCCAGGCGCCACTTCACGATCGAACTCCCCTATGAGCGTACATCCGCATGTGGTGCGGACGTCGTCGATGATAATGGTTTTTGTTCCGACATTCTTGAATTTAAATGTATACGTTACTTTTTCTCCCTCATTTACCTGTCCGAAATTATAGATTTCCGTAATAAATTCGGCAACGAGTCCGTCACTCCGCTTGCCGGAGCATGATAAAAAAAGACCGATAATACAAAGGAGAATAATAAGGGCGCCTCTATAAGCTATCTTTTTATACGCTATATATATCATGCCGCCTATGGAAAACAGGATAGAAACAAAGCGGTTATTATAATTATCTATAAGATAAAAAGATAGTTTTCCCTTTAGGTGCCCTTGTGGGCTTAAGGAAATATTTTGTTGTTCTAAAAACCTGCAAAGCAGGTTTTTAGAAGTGCCCATAAAATAATTATGGTTATTCTGAATCATATGCCGCTCCTTTTATACGGACCCTTTACATTTGTCTTTTTTATTCCATCACAATATACAAGGATGCAACTATCGGATTATATATTCATGGTAATCCCGGTATACCATTGAAAAACAGGATTTCAATATGCAAAATAACAAAATTACATGTAAAGTAAAAGGAATTTTATGGATATTTTTTCAATTCATGTGTAATTTCATTCCAAACGATTGAATTTTGGTATTTTTCTCACGTATATCAATGTGGAAAATTATACGTTTGGCCGTCATCCAAAATCCCGAAGATACATACATACACATTTTGCAACAATGAAATCAAAAGAGCGGTCATCATCCGTCCCTTTCATCCATGTTATAAACAGGCTTTCGTTTTCGTCGAAAAGCGATATATTGTTTTTTTTCTTGACAGGACGGAACCGGGAACGTATCATTTCCGGTGTAGAGTTCATCTATACACTACGTTCTTTTCGATATGCGGATCGCGGGACTGGTTTATAGAGATTCACTGCATAAAAAAATAATTCTATGTCGTAAAGGTGCTTGGATTTATATGAATAAAGCCGATTCTCCTATAATCAGGATATTGATGAATGTAACCGGGATTATTTTGCTTCTTTTTATCATAACTGCGATCTGGTCAATCCCCAGGGAAGTCAGTGATTTATACATTTCCCTGGCTGCAGGCCGTGATGTGATTGCCGGGAAACTGAATACACCCGATGATTGGTCTTTCAGTACCAATAATCGGGTATGGATCAATCAGAACTGGGGTGCCGGTTTAATTTTTTACCTGGCCAACGTTGTTTTCGGAGACACGGGACTCCTGGCGGTCAAATTTGTTTTATTGGCATTATGTGCCCTCTTTCTGAGTTTGGCTTTGCATACATTGAAAATTCCCCTCCCCCTGATACTGCTTGTGACGTCGTTCACAATGGCTGCGATTAATGTATATGCCATTCTCCGTCCTAACCTGTTCACTATAGCCCTGGTACCCCTGGAACTCTGGTTTCTTTACAAGAGCCGGGAGCAGACCTGGTTCATCTGGCCGGCGGCAGCCGTTACTCTCATCTGGGCAAATGTCCATGGGGGCTTCGTTTTCGGTCTGGGTATGCTCTGGCTCCGGGCTGCCTGTGTCCTTATTCCGGCGGCAGTCGGGGAAAAAGGGAAGGCTTTCAGAGCCTATTGGCAGCTGCCTGCTGCCGCGGTGACGGCAGTGGCGCTTGCCGGTATCGTCACTCCTTTTGGAATACGGAATCTCACCCTGCCTTTCATGTTTACCGGCGGCGCGGTTTGGAATACGTTGCGTGACTGGCTGCCGATCTGGGAAACCGGCGATCTCTCCGCATTCATGAGCGGCATTATCTGTTTTCTGGTGATGCTGGCCGTCACCCTGATCCTGCTGGGACTGCACCTTGTATATGCGTTTGTTTTTTCGAAGCAAAAAGTCCTCCGGCGGGAAAAACGCGATACCGGCGGCATTTTGTTTGATGCAATCCTGGCATTGACTGCGGTCATAATGGCCGTCCTGTCCAACCGCTTCCTTGCGCTTGCGCTGATCCTGACGGCACCCATCCTTGCACGCGAGCTGCATTGGCACATACATCGGTTACGGCATTCCCGGCCGAATGGATTGTCCACTACAAACTTTAACGATCGGCACCTTGACCGGACGACAAGAGGGGCGGGGCAGCATGCCGTGCAGAGCTCGACGAAGTTGAGCGCATGGCTCCCGGCGGCAATCGGTTACTGCCTGGTCTTCGCACTGGGCGCTTTTATTATTTTCGATAATGTCCGCAGTTACGATGCACGCAATCCGGTGAGGAATACCGGCACAGGTTCTTTTTTCGAGAGAATGCATTATACAAACACCGCCTATAATCCGGAGCTCCTCAGATTTATAATCGCAAACAATGTGAGCGGTAATGTGTTCAATCCCTGGAAGTGGGAAGGTTATCTGCGCTGGAATGCACCCCGGCTAAAGTCTTTTATAGGCGGCAGGGGTCATCAGATATACACCGAAGATGCGTTTAACCAATACATGTACATAACGGGCAGTACTGTGCCTGCCTACCAAAGCAGGGCGCCGCAGGATATCCTGAATGCAACCGGTGCCCATTACCTGATTACCGGGAATTCACATGATTTCGACGACACCATCATTACAGCCCTTTCCGGCGGTAACTGGGTGATAATCTATGCAGATGCCCGCAGCCTGCTCTTTGCCGATACAAGTCGGCCTGAAGCCGCGGAGGCGGCTAAACGACTGTCAGACGGGGGATTGCGCTTCGAAACGGACGCTGCCAGAGCTATGAGTATGGCTGCAAATGTCCTGAGCCGGCCCGGCTCATGGCAGGCAGAACATATCGCAGTGCTTTTTTCCGAAGCATACACGTATGAGCCCGGGTGGCTCTGGAGTTATAAAATGCTCTTCACCAATACACGGAGCAATCCGACGCTTTTCGAACAGGTGGTCGGGATAATGGAACGGCAGTTGTTTCGACTGGAAAGCATGAGTCTGGAAGGAGCGGACGCGGTCACTCTGCTTCAGTGCCGCATGTATATAGCCGGATCCCTGGCCGATCTTGCCGGCCGGGTAAACAGGCCGGATATTGCAGAGGAGATGAATACATCCTACCTGCAATCAAAACATATTCTCTCCGCTATATACAGCAAGTGGAAACCGTTAATTGTGAATTGATGCAAGCGGCTGTCCGGTATCGCGTACTTCCTGAATAAAGTATGGTGAAGTATGACATGATATAGGTAACAGTCTTATAGACCACCTCCGGAGGAGTAATTTTTTTGGAAGC includes:
- a CDS encoding amidohydrolase codes for the protein MIIDFHTHAFPDHIAPNAIAALEAECSARTKHEGTVSSLLRSMDAAGIDIAIVCSIATKPSQFTPILEWSKTVASDRIVPLPSVHPADPAIAEKMKIISDEGFAGIKMHPYYQEFSLDEERVFPVYKACSEYGLLLVAHTGFDIAFPRDRIADPEKIMAVRARFPGLKFVATHLGGWYDWEEVERRMVGKPVYMETSFSLEDLPPEKVKAMIEGHPREYILFGTDSPWTDQREAIRLLRSLGLGEEREEAILYGNAARLLGMVR
- a CDS encoding WG repeat-containing protein, with amino-acid sequence MKKSFCFPVLMLLIIANGCYQVSPENKSKLYVAIKDGKFGYIDYTGKYVIQPQFVKAGSFSEGFAPVYDGSKWGFIDKTGIITIEPQFDSYAFFQDGMAVVVLDGKYGFIDTSGAMVIEPQFESAYNFFEGLAAVGNEGKWGYIDMSGKCVIEYQFDDAKAFASGLAPVLVEKRWGYINTGGEMVIEPQFYGADSFVDGLASVLESSKAGFINISGEFEIPPVYELAFSFSEGLAAVRNGGSWGYIDKTGKLVIDYRFENAKFFRDGLAPVSVNRLWGYIDTSGKLVIDTQFVHADYFSGELALVWNKDEHGYVNRNGKVVFMESW
- a CDS encoding DUF1573 domain-containing protein is translated as MKNKHHSHPFNTDRNVWKYGFVCIVPLFVILFFACSGKQVDGPGIKFEKETYDFGKVNEGETVAYTFQFKNNGTEILIIENVKPTCGCISITGEYDRQLQPGATGEIPVELDTGGIEGKMARIIRVSTNIPAKKEIILTLQGTVYTPISVNPDVLWLVHKNRTTVSLSGSFTITNNTNEPMEILPITPSDKNVTADIIIIRENKIFTIEITANPPFYQGNTEETLEIQTTLPGKEYITLKYAYNIHAAVIVYPQSIILEPVKAATKFEKTINVENHFIGPVTIANPRVTGGTLQYNIEEPVKDGKTTRIRLLFPAGFVLKETDNLVFSFTVKKDQVSLAYDIPIMVSE
- a CDS encoding DUF1573 domain-containing protein, with translation MIYIAYKKIAYRGALIILLCIIGLFLSCSGKRSDGLVAEFITEIYNFGQVNEGEKVTYTFKFKNVGTKTIIIDDVRTTCGCTLIGEFDREVAPGASGKIPVELDTDGFEREIAKAVQVTTNIPDRKEIILTLRGTVYSPIIVRPRILWLGLVTTAVSSLHGTFSIKNNSDVPLKIEKIIPPHDGVIVRNTSVQPDEEYLMDVTVNPPFGEGNVDEVVVLKTNMSGKESVNLTYSYYNEAADKKTD
- a CDS encoding Fic family protein; the encoded protein is MNNYILRELPPNVDLETKVVLKQTVLSHRYLAELKGVSKTIPNQAILINTLPLLEAKDSSAIENIITTHDEIYKETLFEDFIQSAAAKEVQNYSYALRTGYEIIKNKGLFTNSQILEIQECIEKNKAGFRKLPGTELKNGKTGKTVYVPPQNYNDVKRLMDNLEKYINDDSFHKTDMLIKMAVIHFQFESIHPFYDGNGRTGRIINILYLVYKGLLDIPVLYLSRYIIRNKDDYYNFLQEVRDKENWEEWILFMLKGIEETAKETIMLIHDIRELMQRYKHDIRAKYSFYSQDLMNNLFFHPYTKIDFLAHDLKISRQTAAKYLDILAKDGFLLKERLKKSNFYINKPLFDLFVK
- a CDS encoding GxxExxY protein, which gives rise to MSTRFLYKQLSRKIIGFAFTVHNSLGPGLLESAYEGAFCVELVHAGIPFERQKVYPLIYKNEYVSTYFADLVVDNTVIVELKSVSQLSRIMEAQIINYLRLSCLPVGYLMNFNAPVLEWKRFINTRGRP